The Deinococcus carri genomic sequence CATGGGCGAGGAACAGATCACGGCGCGTGCGGCGGGCCTGCGCAAGAACTTCGAGGGTCAGGACGTGGCCCAGCGCGGCCAGTGGGGCCTGACCCAGGCCAACATCGCCTTCGGCTTTGTGATGCTGGCCGCCCGCGGCCTGGGCTACGACACGGTGCCCATGCTCGGCTTCGACCCCGAAAAGGTCAGGGAACTCCTGGGCCTGCCCGCGCACGTGCAGTTCGCCGGAATGCTGCCGGTCGGCAAGCGCGCCGAGGAAGGCTTCCCCCACCACCGCCACAGCGTGGAGCGCATCACCACCTTCTACTGAGCCTGCGCTGACCCTCCGCCGGGAACATGGCCGCCCCTTCACGGGGGCGGTTTTTCGTGCTGTGCTGACCGCATGTCCCATGCCATCCTTGCTGAGCGTCACGGCGGTCCCGAAGTCCTCACCTGGCGGGAGCGGCCCCTGCCGGTGCCCGGAGCGGAGCAGGTGCGCGTGCGAGTCCGCGCAACGGGGGTGAACTACGCGGATATTCAGGCGCGGCGCGGTGGGCAGGGCGCGGGAGGGAAGCTGCCCTTCATCCCCGGCCTGGACGCCTGCGGCACGGTGGACGCCCTGGGTGCGGGGGCGACTGGGCTGCGGGTGGGCGAACGGGTGGCCTGCTTTCCGGTCGGCGGCAGCTATGCCACCCACGTGCTGGCCCCGGCCCACCTCACCTTCCCGCTGGGCGAGGGCGTGCCGAACGCGGCCGCTGCCAGCCTGACCGCGCTGGTCACGGCATACAACGTGGTGACGCACGCGGGCCGCCTCGAACCCGGCGAGACGGTGCTGATTCACGCAGCGGCCGGTGGCGTGGGGCATCTGGCCGTGCAGATGGCGCGTGCGCGGGGCGCAGGACAGATCATCGGCGTGGTGGGCAGTGACGCCCGCGCGGACTTCCTGTGCGGCCTGGGGGTGGACGAGGTCGTGAACCGGCACCGGGAGGACTTCACGCAGCGCGTGAACGTCCTGACCCAGGGGCGAGGCGCGGACCTGATTCTGGATTCCATCGGCGGCACGACCACCGAACGCGGCCTGACGTGCCTGGCCCCCTTCGGGCGGCTGGTGATCTACGGACACGCGGGGGGTCAGCCGGCCCACCTCCCCACGCCGCCCCTACATCGCCAGAGCCGCGCCGTCATCGGCTACAGCAGCGGCCACCACCGGCAGGCCAGGCCGCAGGTCATCCGGGACGCGGCCGCCGCGGCCTTTGCGCTGGCAGCGAGCGGTGGAGTGCGGGTTCACGCTGCGGCGGAACTCCCCTTGCCGGAGGCCGCGCGGGCACAGGCCCTGGTGGAGGGCGGGGAGATCAGCGGGCGGGTGCTGCTGACCCGT encodes the following:
- a CDS encoding nitroreductase family protein, producing MTATATRSLTVTEAIQTRRSIRKFVQEPMNQDDLREILRLASLAPTANNVQPTRFAVIQNPELQEKLQAAAYNQSQVTSAPAVIVVYSDMEDVLQNAEETVHPGMGEEQITARAAGLRKNFEGQDVAQRGQWGLTQANIAFGFVMLAARGLGYDTVPMLGFDPEKVRELLGLPAHVQFAGMLPVGKRAEEGFPHHRHSVERITTFY
- a CDS encoding quinone oxidoreductase family protein, with the translated sequence MSHAILAERHGGPEVLTWRERPLPVPGAEQVRVRVRATGVNYADIQARRGGQGAGGKLPFIPGLDACGTVDALGAGATGLRVGERVACFPVGGSYATHVLAPAHLTFPLGEGVPNAAAASLTALVTAYNVVTHAGRLEPGETVLIHAAAGGVGHLAVQMARARGAGQIIGVVGSDARADFLCGLGVDEVVNRHREDFTQRVNVLTQGRGADLILDSIGGTTTERGLTCLAPFGRLVIYGHAGGQPAHLPTPPLHRQSRAVIGYSSGHHRQARPQVIRDAAAAAFALAASGGVRVHAAAELPLPEAARAQALVEGGEISGRVLLTR